One segment of Rubripirellula amarantea DNA contains the following:
- a CDS encoding AI-2E family transporter: MTQQKSDLAMISAVAQLLAVILTVAALYFARDVFIPLALGLLLSFLLSPIVNRLQRLGIPNVMAVVATAALAFVLLAGGFTLIGRELTTLVGDLPKHKGELVAKARSLSGMTSGVGGSLDQLASEVTEAMEEGAAVKIDDQEDADTSLWTTWTNRILPENSDGRKDLPHDGTSTRTPLYVQEVRDDLPLASWATTAGTVLGPLATAGLVSVFALFMLIHREDLRDRIIAVVSHGNYVTTTEALDEAAGRISRYLIAQTIVNTSYGFVLTVGLALIGATMTPGGSFPNVILWGVLATSLRFVPYIGPTAAAVFPLAIALSVFPGYGVALAVLVLIITMELFSNNVLEPWLYGASTGISAVAVIVAAVFWGWLWGPVGLLLSTPLTVCLVVLGRYVPRFKILSTLLGEEVEIKKSMRFYQRLLAGDEHRAGELLRQYVAESDLSGVSDEVIVPTLKRIRLDHDASHLSDVDANRLFAMSGGLIASLGEELDTSPAKAEPVDGEPLDEETTATTLPTVVGCTSHHFSEFLLLNLLRIGGRGKYELTSIDDETLPEEIGRQIADSAPSIVVIVVLPKGGFAQARYLCRSIRSEGYTGPVLIACMGKFKNFDKLFVKFRKAGATGMTTSYSQTRAKIESILQRQSPAPDQSFHRSETPDTISTSSL, from the coding sequence ATGACACAACAAAAATCCGACCTTGCGATGATCTCTGCGGTCGCTCAGTTGCTTGCGGTTATATTAACCGTCGCAGCATTGTATTTCGCCCGTGATGTTTTCATTCCGCTGGCACTCGGATTGTTGCTGTCGTTCCTCCTGAGTCCGATCGTAAACCGGCTGCAACGACTAGGTATCCCCAACGTCATGGCAGTTGTAGCAACTGCGGCGCTCGCGTTCGTCCTTCTTGCAGGCGGCTTCACTCTGATTGGCCGCGAACTGACCACCTTGGTCGGCGACCTGCCAAAGCATAAAGGAGAGCTCGTCGCAAAAGCACGCAGTCTTTCGGGGATGACAAGCGGCGTTGGCGGATCCCTCGACCAACTCGCAAGTGAAGTGACCGAGGCGATGGAAGAGGGTGCAGCGGTCAAGATAGATGATCAAGAAGACGCAGACACGTCTTTGTGGACGACATGGACCAACCGAATCCTGCCAGAGAACTCTGACGGCCGCAAAGACTTGCCTCACGACGGTACGTCCACCCGCACGCCCCTTTACGTCCAAGAAGTGCGAGATGACTTGCCGTTGGCTTCATGGGCAACCACAGCGGGTACCGTGCTGGGGCCACTGGCCACGGCGGGTCTTGTGAGTGTGTTCGCGTTGTTCATGTTGATCCACCGAGAAGACTTAAGAGACCGCATCATCGCGGTGGTCAGTCACGGAAACTACGTCACAACAACCGAAGCGTTGGACGAGGCGGCCGGGCGAATCAGCCGATACCTGATCGCTCAAACGATTGTGAACACTTCGTACGGGTTCGTATTAACCGTTGGTTTGGCGTTGATCGGGGCGACCATGACCCCAGGCGGTAGTTTTCCCAACGTGATCTTATGGGGTGTGCTGGCGACATCGCTCCGATTTGTACCCTACATCGGCCCGACCGCTGCTGCCGTTTTCCCACTCGCGATCGCTTTGTCGGTCTTTCCGGGCTATGGCGTTGCGTTAGCCGTGTTGGTCCTAATCATCACGATGGAATTATTCAGCAACAACGTTTTGGAGCCATGGTTGTATGGTGCCAGCACCGGCATCTCGGCTGTCGCGGTGATTGTTGCGGCCGTGTTTTGGGGTTGGTTGTGGGGGCCGGTCGGTTTGCTCCTTTCGACCCCGCTCACCGTTTGTTTGGTGGTGCTCGGACGCTACGTTCCTCGCTTCAAAATCCTTTCCACTTTGTTGGGCGAGGAAGTCGAAATCAAAAAATCAATGCGGTTTTACCAGCGGCTACTAGCCGGTGACGAACATCGAGCTGGTGAGTTACTCAGGCAATACGTCGCTGAGTCGGATTTGTCCGGTGTCAGTGATGAAGTGATTGTTCCCACACTCAAACGTATCCGTCTCGACCACGACGCTAGTCATTTAAGTGATGTTGACGCCAATCGCTTATTTGCGATGTCCGGGGGATTGATCGCCAGCCTGGGTGAAGAATTGGACACTTCACCGGCAAAGGCTGAACCGGTAGATGGCGAACCATTGGATGAGGAAACCACGGCCACGACTTTACCTACGGTGGTCGGCTGCACGTCGCATCACTTCAGCGAATTCTTGCTATTGAACTTGCTTCGAATAGGTGGCCGTGGGAAGTACGAACTGACCAGCATTGATGACGAAACTCTCCCGGAAGAAATAGGCCGGCAGATTGCAGATAGTGCACCCTCCATCGTGGTCATCGTTGTGCTACCCAAAGGAGGCTTCGCGCAAGCTCGCTATCTTTGCAGATCCATTCGTAGCGAAGGTTACACCGGCCCAGTGTTGATCGCTTGCATGGGCAAGTTCAAGAACTTCGACAAGTTGTTTGTGAAGTTTCGCAAGGCCGGCGCGACCGGCATGACGACCTCGTATTCGCAAACACGAGCCAAGATCGAATCGATACTGCAACGGCAATCTCCGGCGCCAGACCAATCGTTCCACCGCTCTGAAACGCCTGACACCATTTCCACGAGTTCGCTTTGA
- a CDS encoding MgtC/SapB family protein yields METYQAIAISLGLGLLVGLQRQWKESEIAGIRTFPLISLFGTLSTLMADQSGWLIAAGVLSIAVLLAIANIAKIRSGDFDSGMTTEIAALLMFAVGCALGTGNTGPAIVTAGVAAVLLHWKQRLHGLVASMTDKDLRALMNLVLISLVVLPILPDQTFGPYDVLNPYDIWRMVVLIVGISMVAYVAYKLLGAKAGAILGGIFGGLISSTATTVSYARQTKSSPDATTMAAMVILIASTVVNVRILIEIGIVSPSLLKFTFLPMTSLLILMVVECFVLYLPLRRHATTPPDHDNPAQLKPAIIFGGLYAIILFAVAAAKDIFGENSLYAIAGISGLTDVDAITLSTAKMFNEGRVDPDTAWRVIVIATLSNLIFKAGAVVLLGTRKLSLYVAAAFGVAVIGGVLMLVFWPGSAINEVPFLQGLFEGSESSS; encoded by the coding sequence ATGGAAACCTACCAGGCAATCGCGATCTCACTTGGACTCGGCCTGCTGGTAGGCTTGCAACGACAATGGAAAGAGTCGGAAATCGCGGGGATACGGACGTTCCCGCTCATTTCATTGTTTGGCACACTCTCAACCCTGATGGCTGATCAGTCGGGCTGGCTGATCGCCGCCGGGGTTCTTTCAATTGCGGTTCTGCTTGCAATCGCAAACATCGCCAAGATTCGCTCGGGCGACTTCGACTCGGGCATGACAACGGAAATAGCAGCGTTGTTGATGTTCGCCGTTGGCTGCGCGTTGGGAACAGGGAACACTGGCCCAGCGATCGTTACCGCAGGCGTCGCCGCGGTTCTTCTGCATTGGAAACAGCGACTGCATGGTTTAGTCGCGTCAATGACCGACAAAGATCTACGTGCGTTGATGAACCTAGTGCTCATCAGCCTCGTCGTTTTACCGATCTTACCAGACCAAACTTTCGGTCCTTACGATGTGCTGAACCCTTACGACATTTGGCGAATGGTTGTCCTCATTGTCGGCATCAGTATGGTTGCCTACGTAGCGTATAAACTCTTGGGAGCCAAAGCCGGAGCTATTCTGGGAGGCATCTTTGGCGGTTTGATTTCTAGCACGGCAACCACCGTCAGTTATGCGAGGCAGACCAAAAGCTCACCGGACGCCACGACCATGGCTGCGATGGTGATTCTGATCGCGTCGACCGTTGTGAACGTTCGCATCTTGATTGAGATTGGGATCGTATCTCCGAGCTTATTGAAGTTTACGTTCCTACCTATGACCTCGCTATTGATACTGATGGTCGTAGAATGTTTTGTCTTGTATCTGCCGCTTCGCCGTCATGCCACGACTCCACCCGATCACGACAACCCTGCTCAATTGAAGCCAGCGATCATCTTTGGTGGCCTCTATGCGATCATCTTGTTCGCTGTCGCAGCAGCTAAAGATATTTTCGGCGAAAACTCACTTTATGCAATCGCGGGCATATCAGGACTGACGGATGTGGATGCCATCACCCTATCAACGGCAAAGATGTTCAACGAAGGTCGCGTCGACCCAGATACAGCATGGCGGGTGATCGTGATCGCAACGCTATCGAACCTGATCTTCAAGGCCGGCGCCGTTGTGCTGCTGGGCACTCGCAAATTAAGCCTATATGTGGCCGCGGCCTTCGGCGTCGCTGTTATTGGCGGCGTTCTTATGCTGGTCTTTTGGCCGGGCTCGGCCATCAATGAAGTGCCTTTCCTTCAGGGTCTGTTTGAAGGGTCTGAAAGCTCTTCTTAA
- a CDS encoding cupin domain-containing protein, translated as MDIPQITSKSTAETGEMGQKYLASGKHVALRRWQEGKADYDSPRSRDYETVGYLLSGVLELDLDGEVVTLQGGDSWLVPAGANHRYRVLEPIVALEATSPPARYNELDDPSSN; from the coding sequence ATGGACATTCCTCAAATTACCTCGAAGTCGACTGCAGAGACTGGCGAGATGGGCCAGAAGTACTTGGCATCGGGAAAGCACGTTGCTTTACGGCGTTGGCAGGAGGGTAAAGCGGATTACGATTCGCCCCGCTCTCGTGACTATGAGACCGTTGGCTACTTGCTCAGTGGGGTCCTGGAATTGGACTTGGACGGTGAAGTGGTCACGTTACAAGGGGGAGACTCTTGGTTAGTGCCCGCGGGTGCAAATCACCGTTACCGCGTGCTTGAACCTATTGTGGCCTTGGAAGCCACAAGCCCACCTGCACGTTACAACGAGTTAGATGATCCCAGTAGTAATTGA
- a CDS encoding CsbD family protein, translating to MNWDQIQGKWKQVKGQAQQKWGDLTEDDLDVVAGKREELVGKVQERYGIAKDEAEKQVKEFESSCNC from the coding sequence ATGAACTGGGACCAAATACAAGGCAAATGGAAACAGGTCAAAGGCCAAGCCCAACAAAAATGGGGCGACCTGACGGAAGACGATCTTGACGTTGTCGCTGGCAAGCGAGAAGAGCTGGTTGGCAAGGTTCAAGAACGCTATGGCATCGCCAAGGACGAAGCAGAAAAGCAAGTCAAGGAATTCGAGAGTTCATGCAACTGCTAG
- a CDS encoding CsbD family protein: protein MKQQTSGKWNSIHGAVQEKYGQITDDELREVEGDSEQLIGLIQQKVGAAREEVESFVTRIYQECGESCSHLTSRASEYAEVTGEKLRQGYERSTKAVARHPMESVATALGIGILAGIAIGYSLATDRYREPTWRERWSGR from the coding sequence ATGAAACAACAAACGAGTGGAAAGTGGAACTCGATTCACGGTGCGGTCCAAGAAAAGTATGGACAAATTACGGATGATGAACTCCGTGAGGTCGAAGGTGATAGCGAGCAATTGATCGGACTCATCCAACAAAAGGTTGGTGCTGCTCGCGAAGAAGTCGAATCCTTCGTCACCAGGATCTATCAAGAATGTGGCGAAAGCTGTTCGCATTTGACTTCACGGGCTTCCGAATATGCGGAAGTCACTGGTGAGAAGCTGCGACAAGGGTACGAGCGTTCGACCAAAGCAGTCGCCCGACACCCCATGGAATCGGTTGCCACTGCTTTGGGTATCGGCATCCTGGCAGGAATCGCCATTGGGTATTCGCTTGCAACTGATCGCTATCGAGAACCAACGTGGCGCGAGCGTTGGAGTGGACGATAA
- a CDS encoding diacylglycerol/lipid kinase family protein, which produces MKTVVWNSGSGRASETDTLRTHLDHHATTWIDLSETSDLVDEIKASSNTPKSTVVAAGGDGTVNAVVNALMTIEAAQRPSMGIIPLGTANDFAGTLEIPDDISLAVEILAQEAIPVDVVRIQGENMERYYANIAAGGNCVRVSEVMTDELKARWGAFSYVRGAIDVLPDMTSYCIDLNCDGEVFQKLDSWAVLVANGKTNAGRIQVAPKASPVDGLIDIVIIRDGTVGDMIEIVANNLLGDFLECEQVIFRQVKSLQLQSNPPMRFTLDGEFVDREPVRFDVVPGAVRMHMNATV; this is translated from the coding sequence ATGAAAACCGTCGTCTGGAACTCTGGTTCGGGAAGGGCGAGCGAAACAGATACACTACGAACTCATCTGGACCATCACGCTACTACTTGGATTGATCTATCCGAAACCTCGGACTTGGTGGACGAGATCAAGGCTTCTTCTAATACGCCGAAGTCCACCGTCGTCGCTGCTGGTGGTGATGGAACGGTGAATGCCGTCGTCAATGCGTTGATGACTATCGAAGCGGCTCAGCGACCGAGCATGGGAATCATTCCCCTAGGCACTGCCAACGATTTCGCCGGCACGCTCGAGATTCCCGATGACATCTCATTGGCGGTCGAGATACTCGCGCAGGAAGCGATTCCGGTCGACGTGGTTCGTATTCAGGGTGAGAACATGGAACGCTACTATGCCAACATCGCCGCGGGTGGAAACTGTGTTCGGGTCAGCGAAGTCATGACCGATGAATTAAAGGCGCGTTGGGGAGCGTTTAGCTACGTTCGCGGGGCTATCGACGTTCTGCCTGATATGACTTCCTACTGTATCGACCTGAATTGCGATGGAGAAGTTTTTCAGAAACTTGATTCTTGGGCGGTCTTGGTTGCCAACGGAAAAACAAATGCTGGACGAATCCAAGTCGCGCCGAAGGCTTCGCCGGTCGATGGACTGATCGATATCGTTATCATTCGCGATGGTACGGTGGGAGACATGATTGAGATTGTTGCGAACAACTTGCTGGGTGACTTCCTCGAATGCGAGCAAGTTATCTTTCGGCAAGTTAAATCGCTTCAATTGCAATCCAATCCACCGATGCGGTTTACCCTCGACGGCGAGTTTGTGGATCGGGAACCAGTGCGTTTTGACGTCGTCCCCGGCGCCGTTCGAATGCACATGAATGCCACCGTTTGA
- a CDS encoding polysaccharide biosynthesis/export family protein, which translates to MMHRNGSSKLAKITTRRLMQGYAMLACLWMTGCSTLGLSLFPSDSMLTKDAESVLDASKIPFGIARENAKTVLPPHALEPGDALLIEPVNLERDLRLPADQVVLADGTVDLGPYGRVVVAGQDLEQAESLIERQIAYQIRLQQETCKPLLADETGELNQARDLPEDCDAIAVNVRMLEPVHRFYVLGEVNAPGAYPLSGFETVLDAIVTAGGLTSAANPCKILLARPTDPCECRVTLPVCYRSIVQMGNTSSNYQLQPGDRIFVSSRSCMDELMFWRASRTCDRCQGCNRACKVPPTYTAQPMLGVANTMISPGSVGLMRLSNDPLRPNDLLERDSPDFQSSEGNSSQGLSDYLNQSPEAPFSSERSRESDVDGELDFRDN; encoded by the coding sequence ATGATGCATCGAAACGGTTCTAGCAAGCTAGCAAAGATCACGACTCGAAGACTTATGCAGGGCTATGCCATGTTGGCTTGCCTATGGATGACCGGGTGCAGCACCCTAGGGTTATCCCTGTTCCCTTCGGATTCAATGTTAACGAAGGACGCCGAGTCAGTCCTTGATGCGTCGAAGATTCCATTTGGGATCGCTCGAGAGAATGCCAAGACGGTGCTACCACCGCATGCTCTCGAACCTGGTGACGCTTTGCTGATCGAACCGGTCAACCTAGAGCGAGACCTGCGGCTTCCAGCCGACCAAGTGGTTTTGGCTGATGGAACGGTTGACCTGGGACCGTACGGTCGTGTCGTTGTCGCTGGTCAGGATCTTGAGCAAGCAGAATCGTTGATCGAACGTCAGATCGCGTATCAGATTCGACTGCAGCAAGAAACGTGCAAGCCGCTGTTGGCCGACGAAACCGGCGAATTGAATCAAGCACGTGATTTGCCCGAGGATTGTGACGCGATCGCGGTCAACGTGCGAATGTTGGAACCCGTACATCGCTTCTATGTACTCGGTGAAGTCAATGCACCGGGCGCTTACCCGCTATCCGGGTTTGAAACCGTTCTCGACGCGATCGTCACGGCAGGTGGCCTGACCAGCGCAGCAAACCCGTGCAAAATTCTGCTGGCCCGTCCGACGGATCCATGTGAGTGCCGAGTGACATTGCCCGTCTGTTATCGCTCCATTGTTCAAATGGGAAACACATCGTCGAACTATCAACTGCAACCCGGTGACCGAATCTTCGTTTCATCGAGGTCGTGCATGGATGAATTGATGTTCTGGCGAGCCAGTCGAACCTGCGATCGTTGCCAGGGCTGTAATCGCGCTTGCAAGGTACCGCCTACCTACACGGCTCAACCAATGCTGGGCGTCGCGAATACCATGATCTCGCCGGGAAGCGTTGGATTGATGCGGCTATCAAACGACCCGCTGCGGCCCAATGACTTGTTGGAACGAGACTCACCTGACTTTCAAAGCAGCGAAGGCAATTCATCGCAAGGTCTGAGTGACTATCTCAATCAATCGCCTGAGGCTCCTTTTTCATCCGAACGGTCCCGCGAGAGTGACGTCGATGGTGAACTTGATTTCCGCGATAACTAA
- a CDS encoding response regulator → MTTILLVDDHDDIREMMAQHLRKRGYAVVTASNGLEAVLATAQAAPSLILMDVNMPELDGIEATMQIRAAEVEKRIPVIALTAHALPDDETRAIAAGCDAFHSKPVDFKRLFSQISELLGEKAVNSEGVPS, encoded by the coding sequence ATGACCACAATTTTGCTAGTCGACGACCACGACGATATTCGCGAGATGATGGCTCAACATTTGCGTAAGCGTGGTTATGCAGTGGTCACGGCTAGTAACGGCCTCGAGGCTGTTCTGGCGACCGCCCAAGCTGCACCGTCGTTAATTTTGATGGATGTCAACATGCCAGAACTTGATGGGATTGAAGCTACCATGCAAATTCGAGCTGCCGAAGTTGAAAAACGAATTCCTGTGATCGCGCTGACCGCTCACGCGCTTCCGGATGATGAGACGCGGGCGATTGCCGCCGGTTGCGATGCGTTCCACTCCAAACCCGTCGACTTCAAACGACTGTTCAGCCAGATCAGTGAGTTGCTTGGGGAGAAGGCCGTCAATTCCGAAGGCGTTCCCTCATGA
- a CDS encoding PA2169 family four-helix-bundle protein has product MSLETKTDLNETTINKLQKLIRANIDSYNGFHESAEEIDDAQLTTLFKEIGDQRSAMASELQKFVEFNGKEAEDDGSVAAKTHRIWINIRSKINGGDPYVILIEAERGEDHIKAAYEEVLKETAGSAMNDLLTDQYAAVKAGHDKIRDLRDAYKNK; this is encoded by the coding sequence ATGAGTCTCGAAACAAAGACCGACCTCAATGAAACCACGATTAACAAACTACAAAAGCTAATTCGTGCCAATATCGATTCCTACAACGGCTTCCACGAATCCGCAGAGGAAATCGACGATGCACAACTTACGACTCTGTTCAAAGAGATTGGCGACCAGCGTAGCGCCATGGCGAGTGAGCTTCAAAAGTTCGTGGAGTTCAATGGAAAAGAAGCAGAAGACGACGGTAGTGTAGCCGCCAAGACTCACCGAATCTGGATCAACATTCGCAGCAAGATCAACGGTGGCGATCCCTACGTCATTCTGATCGAAGCCGAGCGAGGCGAAGATCACATCAAAGCAGCCTACGAAGAAGTCTTGAAGGAAACCGCAGGCAGCGCCATGAACGACCTACTCACTGACCAATACGCAGCCGTGAAGGCAGGCCACGATAAGATCCGGGATTTGCGAGACGCGTACAAGAACAAGTAG
- a CDS encoding PRC-barrel domain-containing protein, whose product MKRAFQYATAAAVLSCVTLGNVMAQDAATQDRYQTNGVNQQTDAGRLDSKTSGTNIRVSQLIGYNIQNSRGESVGEINDIVLDSKTGKVRYAAVTYGGFLGVGNKMFAVPFEAFRVQADPDEVGDDDIDSDDYVLVLDVTQQQLEGQQGFDEDSWPNMADSQWAADLDKRYGVKRNMDEKDRLMRENRRNVNQ is encoded by the coding sequence ATGAAACGTGCATTCCAATACGCGACCGCTGCTGCGGTCCTTTCATGCGTCACCCTGGGCAACGTTATGGCCCAGGACGCAGCTACTCAAGACCGTTATCAAACTAACGGTGTAAACCAGCAAACCGACGCTGGGAGACTGGATTCCAAGACAAGCGGAACCAATATCCGGGTTAGCCAATTGATTGGCTACAACATTCAGAATTCACGAGGAGAGAGCGTCGGTGAAATCAACGACATTGTTCTCGATTCAAAGACCGGAAAGGTTCGCTACGCGGCGGTAACCTACGGCGGCTTCTTGGGAGTAGGTAACAAGATGTTTGCCGTGCCATTCGAAGCGTTCCGTGTCCAAGCCGATCCGGATGAAGTGGGCGACGATGACATCGACTCAGATGACTATGTCTTAGTCTTGGATGTCACCCAGCAACAGCTTGAGGGCCAACAGGGATTTGATGAAGACAGTTGGCCAAACATGGCTGACTCACAATGGGCAGCCGACCTCGACAAACGATACGGCGTCAAACGCAACATGGACGAGAAGGATCGTCTAATGCGTGAAAACCGTCGAAACGTCAATCAGTAA